A window from Gossypium raimondii isolate GPD5lz chromosome 7, ASM2569854v1, whole genome shotgun sequence encodes these proteins:
- the LOC105800895 gene encoding F-box/LRR-repeat protein 15, with the protein MRIWCCLWFIDDEEEGNRPGGNMKEGFLANVDGFEGNIVNGDDDDEREEREEGEEEEAPVSAAAAAQFSLTLNMRRQGEERSLLFEEMVSTMRCDGSWDDATWRPLNWCSRVSEGETSASASTAVEDCDNHDSYHKRAKVYSGFHENTSCPSTGRDYNISQGSSNSSNNGLFDHNFILNDGSDGHPFDGNGGIDEKHEGGLRAEDFEIRMDLTDDLLHMVFSFLDHCNLCRAAMVCRQWRAASAHEDFWRCLNFENRNISLEQFEDMCQRYPNATEVNLSGTPNMHLLVMRAVSSLRNIEALTLGRGPLGDVFFHALVECSMLRSLDVNDAILGNGVQEIPINHDRLCDLKVTKCRVMRISIRCPQLKSLSLKRSNMAQVALNCPLLNLLDISACHKLTDAAIRSAVTSCPQLESLDMSNCSCVSDETLREIAHSCANLHVLNSSYCPNISLESVRLPMLTVLKLDNCEGITSASMAAIAHSYMLEELELDNCHMLTSVSLDLPRLQKIRLVHCRKFADLNVKCSMLSSVMVSNCTALHRISISSNSLQKLALQKQENLTMLALQCQCLQEVDLTDCASLTNSICNVFSDGGGCPMLKSLVLDNCESLTEVQLSSTSLVSLSLVGCRAITTLDLACPCLEKICLDGCDHLGSASFCPAALRSLNLGICPKLNTLRIDAPCMVSLELKGCGVLSEASINCPLLTSLDASFCSQLKDDCLSATTASCPLIESLILMSCPSIGSDGLFSLRWLPNLTTLDLSYTFLTNLQPVFESCLQLKVLKLQACKYLADSSLEPLYKEGALQELRDLDLSYGTLCQSAIEELLAYCTHLTHVSLNGCINMHDLNWGSTGGGFESLNGSSMFPFENVNESIEQPNRLLQNLNCVGCPNIRKVLIPPAARCFHLSSLNLSLSVNLKEVDLACYSLSFLNLSNCCSLEILKLGCPRLTSLFLQSCNIEEETVETAISQCSMLETLDVRFCPKICSMNMGRLRAVCPSLKRIFSSLSSV; encoded by the exons ATGAGGATTTGGTGCTGCCTATGGTTTATCGACGACGAAGAGGAAGGTAATCGACCGGGAGGAAACATGAAGGAAGGTTTTTTAGCAAATGTCGACGGTTTTGAGGGGAATATCGTGAATGGCGACGACGACGACGAGCGCGAGGAACGAGAAGAAGGGGAAGAGGAAGAAGCCCCTGTCTCCGCCGCGGCGGCGGCTCAATTTTCCTTAACCCTAAACATGCGAAGACAAGGGGAAGAAAGGTCGTTGTTGTTTGAAGAAATGGTCTCCACCATGAGATGCGATGGGAGCTGGGACGATGCTACGTGGCGCCCTTTGAACTGGTGCTCGCGTGTTTCCGAAGGTGAGACTAGCGCCTCCGCTTCTACTGCCGTTGAAGATTGTGACAACCACGATTCGTACCATAAGCGAGCCAAAGTGTACTCCGGTTTTCA TGAGAACACGTCTTGCCCTTCGACAGGCAGAGATTATAACATTAGCCAAGGCTCTTCGAATTCATCTAATAATGGGTTATTTGAtcataatttcattttgaatgaTGGGAGCGATGGGCATCCTTTTGATGGAAATGGTGGGATAGATGAGAAACATGAGGGTGGTTTGAGGGCGGAAGATTTCGAAATACGAATGGATCTGACAGATGATTTATTGCATATG GTGTTCTCATTCTTGGACCATTGTAATCTTTGTCGTGCTGCCATGGTTTGTAGGCAGTGGCGAGCAGCTAGTGCTCATGAGGATTTCTGGAggtgtttgaattttgaaaacaggaATATATCTCTTGAACAAT TTGAGGACATGTGTCAACGGTATCCAAATGCTACTGAAGTGAATCTCAGTGGCACTCCTAATATGCACCTGCTTGTTATGAGAGCTGTCTCATCTTTACG AAATATCGAGGCTTTAACATTGGGAAGAGGGCCACTAGGAGATGTTTTTTTCCATGCGTTGGTAGAGTGTAGTATGTTACGGAGTTTGGATGTGAATGATGCTATTCTTGGCAATGGTGTTCAAGAAATACCTATTAACCATGATCGATTGTGTGATCTGAAAGTAACAAAATGCCGTGTGATGCGAATATCTATCAG GTGCCCACAACTAAAAAGTTTGTCTTTGAAACGTAGTAATATGGCACAGGTGGCCCTGAATTGCCCTCTTTTAAATCTGCTTGACATAAGCGCATGCCACAAACTTACAGATGCAGCTATTCGTTCGGCAGTGACTTCTTGCCCCCAGTTAGAATCTTTAGACATGTCAAATTGTTCTTGTGTTAGTGATGAAACATTGCGTGAGATAGCTCACAGTTGCGCTAATCTCCATGTATTGAATTCTTCCTATTGTCCTAACATATCACTCGAG tCTGTAAGACTGCCAATGTTAACAGTTCTTAAGCTTGACAACTGCGAGGGTATCACATCAGCCTCAATGGCAGCAATAGCTCATAGTTATATGTTGGAG GAGTTGGAGCTTGATAATTGCCACATGTTAACGTCAGTGTCACTGGATCTTCCTCGTTTGCAGAAAATTCGATTGGTTCACTGTCGAAA ATTTGCTGACTTGAATGTAAAATGTTCCATGCTATCATCTGTAATGGTGTCCAATTGCACTGCTCTCCATCGCATTAGCATCAGTTCAAATTCACTTCAA AAACTAGCATTGCAGAAGCAGGAGAATTTGACGATGTTGGCACTGCAATGTCAATGTTTGCAAGAAGTTGACCTTACAGATTGTGCATCTTTGACAAATTCCATATGTAATGTATTTAGTGATGGGGGTGGTTGCCCTATGCTAAAATCATTGGTTCTGGATAACTGCGAG AGCTTGACAGAAGTGCAGTTGTCCAGTACATCTTTAGTCAGTCTTTCTCTGGTTGGGTGTCGTGCTATTACTACTCTAGATCTTGCATGTCCTTGTCTTGAGAAAATCTGCTTAGATGGGTGTGATCATCTCGGAAGTGCATCATTTTGTCCT GCTGCTCTTCGGTCACTTAATCTTGGAATCTGCCCCAAATTGAACACGCTCAGAATTGATGCTCCATGTATGGTGTCTCTTGAGTTGAAAGGATGTGGTGTATTATCTGAAGCATCAATAAATTGTCCTCTATTGACATCTCTTGATGCATCCTTTTGCAG CCAACTCAAGGATGATTGCTTATCTGCAACCACTGCTTCCTGCCCTCTTATTGAGTCACTAATATTGATGTCTTGCCCATCTATTGGTTCTGATGGTCTTTTCTCTTTGCGCTGGCTTCCAAATTTAACGACACTTGATTTGTCTTACACCTTTTTGACGAATTTGCAGCCAGTTTTTGAGTCTTGTTTGCAGCTCAAG GTGTTAAAATTACAAGCATGCAAGTATCTGGCAGACTCATCATTGGAGCCCCTTTACAAGGAAGGTGCTTTACAAGAACTCCGGGATTTGGACTTGTCATATGGTACCCTGTGCCAGTCTGCCATAGAGGAGCTTCTTGCTTATTGCACGCATCTTACCCATGTGAGCTTGAATGGATGCATAAATATGCATGACCTAAATTGGGGTTCTACTGGTGGTGGATTTGAATCACTTAACGGATCTAGCATGTTTCCTTTTGAGAACGTGAATGAGTCAATTGAGCAACCAAATCGTTTACTGCAGAACCTCAATTGCGTAGGTTGTCCAAATATCAGGAAGGTGCTCATCCCACCAGCTGCACGTTGTTTCCACTTATCATCCCTAAATCTTTCTTTGTCAGTCAATTTAAAGGAAGTTGACCTTGCTTGTTACAGTTTGTCCTTTCTTAACCTAAG CAATTGTTGCTCTTTGGAAATTTTGAAGCTTGGGTGTCCTAGACTGACCAGTCTGTTTCTTCAG TCTTGCAACATAGAGGAAGAAACCGTTGAAACTGCTATATCACAGTGTAGCATGCTGGAGACTTTGGATGTTCGCTTTTGTCCAAAG ATTTGCTCGATGAATATGGGGAGGTTACGTGCAGTTTGTCCGAGTTTGAAGCGTATATTTAGTAGCTTGTCATCCGTATGA
- the LOC105800969 gene encoding uncharacterized protein LOC105800969 has protein sequence MLLCRTGHNWRLPFPSLSSSKPKQFSIRSAVSPPEWRESRRSVSLSLFLSHLLLAPKRAIAGNFLDKYVKKKKLDPLEVYVPAVILTQLQIKELEKTLEVDDKPEYATCRSLLRSGPAASLRVNIRAVAQYASDAGNGENAFKDVDQCLRALEELDSLFLHASRNEPDASVKAMKAKIGTALNALDSLLQTVPSDVLNQGKEIADAYRAPDDEEMKQPEELDPDLKQLESIL, from the exons ATGTTGTTGTGTCGGACCGGCCACAATTGGCGGCTACCCTTTCCTTCCCTTTCCTCCTCCAAACCTAAGCAATTCTCCATCAGGTCCGCCGTGTCACCACCGGAATGGCGGGAGAGCCGGCGGTCGGTTTCTCTATCTCTGTTTCTATCTCACTTGCTCCTTGCACCTAAAC GTGCGATTGCAGGTAATTTCTTGGATAAATACGTGAAAAA GAAAAAGCTGGATCCGCTTGAGGTTTATGTGCCTGCTGTTATATTGACTCAATTACAAATTAAAGAGCTAG AGAAAACTTTAGAAGTTGATGATAAACCAGAATATGCAACCTGCAGATCCCTGCTACGTTCTGGTCCGGCTGCATCTCTTCGTGTAAATATACGAGCT GTGGCACAATATGCTTCTGATGCTGGAAATGGTGAAAACGCTTTCAAAGACGTGGATCAATGTCTCAG AGCATTGGAGGAACTAGATTCCTTGTTTCTACATGCATCAAGAAATGAACCAGATGCTTCAGTAAAAGCCATGAAAGCAAAGATTGGTACTGCCCTCAATGCCCTCGACAG CCTGCTTCAAACTGTTCCATCCGATGTATTAAATCAAGGCAAGGAAATTGCTGATGCTTATAGAGCCCCTGATGATGAAGAAATGAAGCAACCTGAGGAGTTAGACCCGGATCTGAAGCAATTGGAATCAATTCTATAA